One genomic segment of Ctenopharyngodon idella isolate HZGC_01 chromosome 7, HZGC01, whole genome shotgun sequence includes these proteins:
- the fastkd3 gene encoding FAST kinase domain-containing protein 3, mitochondrial: protein MKPKEEEESTSLYFLRDHRTTINSHCILRIKDMVALFTMAKTLALRLHLLSHLDDQILPSLKACAGEEGSGLDPIVLAQLTQLYMTVKLECPFYDGPRLSPKFRVKSFLASGQSLETPVEPQFYNAVKSGLVDLLGARSYFASRVLTPYCYTLDIEIKLDEEGYVLPACHSDEVHKRIALCIDGSKRFAANAEKLLGKEAIKQRHLRILGYEVVQIPYYEFEKLKNKEEVVEYLHKKIFPNSYRLSW from the exons ATGAAaccaaaagaagaagaagaatcaACCTCACTGTACTTCTTACGTGATCATCGTACTACAATCAATAGTCACTGCATTTTAAGG ATTAAGGATATGGTAGCACTTTTTACGATGGCCAAAACACTggcactaaggctgcatttgcTGAGCCATTTGGATGACCAGATCCTTCCTTCACTGAAAGCATGTGCTG GGGAGGAGGGCAGTGGGTTGGATCCCATAGTGCTTGCTCAGCTGACCCAACTCTACATGACTGTAAAACTGGAGTGTCCGTTTTATgat GGTCCACGACTTTCGCCAAAATTTCGTGTTAAGTCATTTTTGGCTTCTGGACAGTCTTTGGAAACTCCAGTGGAACCTCAATTCTACAATGCTGTGAAGTCTGGCCTAGTGGATCTGCTGGGAGCTCGATCTTACTTTGCTTCCAGAGTACTTACACCATATTGCTATACGCTAG ACATTGAGATAAAACTAGATGAAGAAGGTTATGTCCTGCCTGCCTGTCATTCAGATGAAGTCCATAAGAG AATTGCTCTCTGTATTGATGGGTCAAAGCGCTTTGCAGCTAATGCAGAGAAACTACTAGGCAAGGAAGCCATCAAGCAGCGTCATCTGAGGATTCTGGGATATGAAGTTGTTCAG ATTCCATACTATGAGTTTGAGAAACTCAAGAATAAAGAGGAGGTTGTGGAATATCTGCACAAGAAGATTTTTCCTAACAGCTACAGACTCAGCTGGTAA